A single region of the Brachypodium distachyon strain Bd21 chromosome 3, Brachypodium_distachyon_v3.0, whole genome shotgun sequence genome encodes:
- the LOC100839316 gene encoding glycerol-3-phosphate 2-O-acyltransferase 6, whose translation MAPAARSPPRFPPVTTYDASLRQRRTAAADLDGTLLASSSAFPYYFLVALEAGSPLRAFLLLLTSPLLLFLYTLISEPAAISLLVFLTFAGLDVRDVESVARAVLPRHYAAGVRADTWEVFRGCGGERRVVVTASPAVMVGHFVREFLGAEVAGTELRTCGWFGGGRRFTGLIEEVLVGERKRETVEKLFAGGDLPDVGLGDRESDHDFMAICKEAYMVPTDKRAPRAAPDALLSRAIFHDGRLVRRPDAPQAFFALAYLPVGFGLALLRVFLNLFVPAHLVRYTYRLTGIRLAIRGTPPPTPRHGTPGSLLVCNHRTALDPIIVSVALGRPVTCVTYSVSRVSTWLSPIPAVALSRTDRAADAARIAALLDSGRDVVLCPEGTTCREPFLLRFSALFAELTDRIVPVAVEAAQGTYYGSTASGWKMLDPWFFYMNPQPGYTVTFLPALRPEETCGGGRSAVDVANHVQAVIAKELGYECTSLSRKDKYMKLAGNDGTVAAGAESKENGKKFA comes from the exons ATGGCGCCCGCGGCGAGGAGCCCTCCTCGGTTCCCGCCGGTGACGACCTACGACGCCTCGCTGCGAcagcggcggacggcggcggcggacctcGACGGGACGCtgctcgcctcctcctccgccttcccCTACTACTTCCTCGTCGCCCTGGAAGCCGGCTCCCCACTCcgcgccttcctcctcctcctaacctccccgctcctcctcttcctctacACCCTAATCTCGGAAcccgccgccatctccctcctcgtcttcctcacCTTCGCGGGTCTCGACGTCCGGGACGTCGAGTCCGTCGCCCGCGCCGTCCTGCCCCGCCACTACGCCGCGGGGGTCCGCGCCGACACCTGGGAGGTCTTCCGCGGATGCGGCGGGGAGCGGAGGGTCGTCGTCacggcgtcgccggcggtCATGGTCGGCCACTTCGTGCGCGAGTTCCTCGGCGCCGAGGTCGCCGGGACGGAGCTGAGGACATGTGGGTGGTTTGGTGGCGGGAGGCGGTTCACGGGGTTGATTGAGGAGGTGCTTGTCGGGGAGAGGAAAAGGGAGACGGTGGAGAAGctcttcgccggcggcgacttgCCGGATGTCGGGCTCGGGGATCGCGAGAGCGACCATGACTTCATGGCAATCTGCAAG GAAGCTTACATGGTGCCCACCGACAAACGAGCGCCACGCGCCGCCCCCGACGCGCTCCTGTCCCGTGCCATCTTCCACGACGGCCgcctcgtccgccgcccgGATGCGCCACAAGCCTTCTTCGCGCTCGCCTACCTGCCCGTCGGCTTTGGGCTCGCGCTCCTCCGTGTCTTCCTCAACCTCTTCGTGCCGGCGCACCTTGTTCGCTACACGTACCGCCTCACGGGCATCCGCCTCGCCATCCGGGGCACGCCACCGCCGACACCCCGCCATGGCACCCCAGGCTCCCTCCTCGTCTGCAACCACCGCACGGCGCTGGACCCGATCATCGTCTCCGTCGCCCTCGGCCGGCCGGTCACCTGCGTCACCTACAGCGTGAGCCGGGTGTCGACGTGGCTGTCGCCGATCCCGGCGGTGGCGCTGAGCCGGACCGACcgggcggcggacgcggcgcGTATCGCGGCCTTGCTAGATTCCGGGCGTGACGTGGTGCTGTGCCCGGAGGGGACGACGTGCCGGGAACCCTTCCTGCTGCGGTTCTCGGCGCTGTTCGCGGAGCTCACGGACCGGATCGTgccggtggcggtggaggcggcgcaggGGACGTACTACGGGTCGACGGCGAGCGGGTGGAAGATGCTCGACCCGTGGTTCTTCTACATGAACCCGCAGCCCGGGTACACGGTGACGTTCTTGCCGGCGCTGCGTCCCGAGGAGacgtgcggcggcgggaggagcgCCGTCGATGTGGCGAACCACGTGCAGGCGGTCATCGCCAAGGAGCTCGGGTACGAGTGCACGTCGCTCAGCAGGAAGGACAAGTACATGAAGCTCGCCGGCAACGATggcaccgtcgccgccggcgccgagtcTAAGGAGAACGGCAAGAAGTTTGCGTGA
- the LOC100834327 gene encoding F-box/kelch-repeat protein SKIP4 codes for MESAVLQTPLIHGLPDEIALLCLSRVPRQCHNVLRCVSRGWRALLCSEEWHACRKRNNLDEPWIYLVCRGTGIKCYVLAPDPATRSLKVLQVMEPPCSGREGISIETLDKRLFVLGGCSWLKDGTDEAYCYDASSNRWSKAAPMPTARCFFVTSALNDKIYVTGGLGLTDKSPNSWDIYDKSTNSWFPHKNPMLTPDIVKFIALDGELITIHKAAWNRMYFAGIYDPINQTWRGTENEIALCWSGPTVVLDGTLYMLDQSLGTKLMMWRKETKEWVMLGRLSDKLTRPPCELVAIGRKIYVIGRGLSTVTIDVDTAARVDGFLVSSSTGPLMEHDCSPEQCRVITI; via the exons ATGGAATCTGCTGTTCTCCAGACACCACTTATACATGGTCTTCCTGATGAGattgctcttctttgcttATCAAGGGTTCCTCGGCAATGTCATAATGTGCTGAGGTGTGTCTCAAGGGGATGGAGGGCATTGTTATGCAGTGAAGAGTGGCACGCTTGCCGCAAAAGGAACAACTTGGATGAGCCTTGGATATATTTAGTATGTAGGGGTACAGGAATCAAATGCTATGTTCTTGCTCCTGATCCTGCAACCCGCTCCTTGAAAGTCTTGCAAGTCATGGAACCTCCATGCTCAGGACGGGAAGGCATTTCCATCGAGACATTGGACAAGAGGTTATTTGTTTTGGGTGGTTGTAGTTGGCTCAAAGATGGTACTGACGAAGCATATTGTTACGACGCATCTTCAAATCGCTGGAGCAAAGCAGCCCCGATGCCTACTGCTAG GTGCTTTTTTGTAACGTCAGCTCTGAACGACAAAATTTACGTTACTGGTGGGCTTGGTTTGACAGACAAGTCCCCGAACTCATGGGACATCTACGACAAAAGCACAAACTCTTGGTTCCCGCACAAGAATCCAATGCTCACCCCTGACATAGTAAAATTCATTGCATTGGATGGAGAGCTGATAACCATCCACAAGGCGGCCTGGAACAGAATGTACTTTGCTGGTATATACGACCCGATCAACCAGACCTGGAGGGGCACAGAGAACGAGATTGCTCTTTGCTGGTCTGGCCCGACAGTTGTCTTGGACGGGACGCTCTACATGCTTGATCAGTCCCTTGGCACGAAGCTGATGATGTGGAGGAAAGAGACCAAGGAGTGGGTGATGCTTGGCAGGCTGTCGGATAAGCTCACGAGGCCCCCATGTGAGCTTGTGGCCATTGGCAGGAAGATCTATGTGATCGGGAGAGGGCTGAGCACGGTGACGATCGATGTCGATACGGCCGCCAGGGTTGATGGGTTCCTGGTGTCTTCCTCCACCGGCCCGCTGATGGAGCATGACTGCTCGCCGGAGCAATGCAGGGTCATCACCATCTGA